The Rhinoraja longicauda isolate Sanriku21f chromosome 15, sRhiLon1.1, whole genome shotgun sequence genome includes a region encoding these proteins:
- the slc25a5 gene encoding ADP/ATP translocase 2, producing MASDKVISFAKDFMAGGVAAAISKTAVAPIERVKLLLQVQHASRQIAVDQQYKGIIDCVVRIPKEQGFLSFWRGNLANVIRYFPTQALNFAFKDVYKQFFLGGIDKTQFWRYFAGNLASGGAAGATSLCFVYPLDFARTRLAVDVGKSGAEREFSGLGNCLTKIFRSDGLKGLYQGFNVSVQGIIIYRAAYFGIYDTAKGMLPDPKNTHIMISWMIAQSVTAVAGVTSYPFDTVRRRMMMQSGLKGSDIMYKGTIDCWKKILNDEGGKAFFKGAWSNVLRGMGGAFVLVLYDEFKKYV from the exons ATGGCGTCGGACAAGGTTATCAGCTTCGCCAAGGATTTCATGGCCGGCGGCGTGGCCGCTGCCATCTCCAAGACCGCAGTGGCTCCCATCGAGAGAGTGAAGCTGTTGCTGCAG GTGCAACATGCGAGCAGACAGATCGCAGTGGACCAGCAATACAAAGGCATCATTGACTGTGTTGTACGCATCCCCAAAGAGCAAGGTTTCCTTTCCTTCTGGCGTGGGAATTTGGCCAATGTGATCAGATACTTTCCCACCCAGGCCCTCAACTTTGCTTTCAAAGATGTGTACAAACAGTTCTTCCTTGGCGGCATTGACAAGACACAGTTCTGGCGTTACTTTGCGGGTAACCTGGCTTCCGGCGGTGCTGCCGGTGCCACGTCCCTCTGCTTCGTCTACCCGCTCGACTTCGCCCGAACGCGCCTGGCGGTTGACGTCGGCAAATCCGGGGCAGAGCGAGAGTTCTCTGGTTTGGGTAATTGCCTGACCAAGATCTTCAGGTCGGATGGTTTGAAGGGCCTGTACCAGGGCTTCAACGTGTCCGTACAAGGCATCATCATTTACCGGGCTGCTTACTTTGGAATCTACGACACCGCCAAAG gAATGCTCCCAGATCCCAAGAACACCCATATTATGATCAGTTGGATGATAGCTCAGTCTGTCACGGCCGTGGCCGGTGTGACCTCCTACCCATTCGACACAGTGAGACGTCGTATGATGATGCAGTCTGGGCTGAAAGGAT CTGACATCATGTACAAAGGAACAATTGACTGCTGGAAGAAGATCCTTAATGATGAGGGTGGCAAAGCTTTCTTCAAAGGTGCCTGGTCCAATGTGCTGAGAGGCATGGGTGGTGCTTTTGTGCTGGTCTTGTATGATGAATTCAAGAAATATGTTTAA